One Thalassotalea hakodatensis DNA segment encodes these proteins:
- the hisA gene encoding 1-(5-phosphoribosyl)-5-[(5-phosphoribosylamino)methylideneamino]imidazole-4-carboxamide isomerase yields MMIPAIDLINGEVVRLFQGDYAQKTQYAFTPKERQDAYFNAGATVMHFVDLDGAKDSTKRQLSTLKTVVNHPNMIIQVGGGVRSEQDIIDLLELGADRVVIGSLAIKEPALVSTWLEKYGNEKIVLALDIKIDAQGRKTLPTHGWIKDSGVVLEDLLEQYQNAGLKHVLCTDISKDGTLTGTNVALYQEMCIAYPNIHWQASGGIGCLDDIKALIPTGVSGVILGRSLLEGKFTLEEAIACWPNG; encoded by the coding sequence ATGATGATCCCCGCAATTGACTTGATAAATGGCGAAGTAGTTCGTTTATTTCAAGGTGACTACGCACAAAAAACCCAATACGCTTTTACACCGAAAGAGCGACAAGATGCTTACTTTAATGCTGGTGCAACCGTGATGCATTTTGTTGATCTAGATGGTGCTAAAGACAGTACCAAACGACAACTTTCTACGTTAAAAACTGTAGTCAACCACCCAAATATGATCATTCAAGTAGGTGGTGGTGTACGTTCAGAGCAAGATATTATTGACTTACTTGAGCTCGGTGCAGATCGGGTTGTTATTGGCAGTCTTGCCATCAAAGAACCCGCTTTAGTGAGTACTTGGTTAGAAAAATACGGTAATGAAAAAATTGTCCTTGCATTAGACATTAAAATTGATGCGCAAGGACGTAAAACGTTACCCACTCATGGTTGGATAAAAGACAGTGGTGTTGTACTGGAAGACTTACTCGAACAATACCAGAATGCAGGCTTGAAACACGTGTTATGTACAGACATCAGTAAGGATGGCACGTTAACAGGAACGAATGTCGCCCTTTACCAAGAAATGTGTATAGCCTACCCTAACATTCATTGGCAAGCTTCTGGAGGTATTGGTTGCTTAGACGATATCAAGGCGCTTATTCCTACTGGTGTAAGTGGCGTAATACTCGGCCGTTCATTATTGGAAGGTAAGTTTACCTTAGAGGAGGCGATCGCATGTTGGCCAAACGGATAA
- the hisF gene encoding imidazole glycerol phosphate synthase subunit HisF, whose translation MLAKRIIPCLDVRDGKVVKGVQFRNHEIIGDIVPLAQQYAEAGADELVFYDITASSDQRVVDKTWVSRIAEVIDIPFCVAGGIKTELDAQLILKMGADKISINSPALAEPQLITRLADIFGQQCIVVGIDSFYNKDTQEYQVYQFTGDETRTQKTKWNTFDWIKEVQQRGAGEIVLNCMNQDGVRQGYDIAQLTLARQASNVPLIASGGAGEIEHFIDVFQQADVDGALAASVFHKGIIAMDELKQSLHNHKVAIRR comes from the coding sequence ATGTTGGCCAAACGGATAATTCCATGCCTTGATGTTCGCGATGGCAAAGTGGTTAAAGGTGTTCAATTTCGTAACCACGAAATCATTGGTGATATTGTTCCCCTTGCCCAGCAATACGCTGAGGCTGGTGCTGATGAACTGGTTTTTTATGATATTACCGCAAGCTCTGATCAACGTGTTGTCGATAAAACATGGGTAAGCCGCATTGCTGAAGTCATTGATATTCCTTTTTGTGTCGCTGGTGGTATTAAAACCGAACTAGACGCGCAACTCATTTTAAAAATGGGTGCAGATAAAATTAGTATAAATTCACCCGCATTAGCCGAGCCACAATTAATCACTCGTCTTGCTGATATTTTTGGTCAACAATGCATCGTGGTGGGTATTGACAGTTTTTATAATAAAGACACACAAGAGTACCAAGTTTATCAATTTACCGGTGATGAAACACGTACGCAAAAAACCAAATGGAATACCTTTGATTGGATCAAAGAAGTGCAACAACGTGGTGCTGGTGAAATAGTGCTTAATTGCATGAATCAAGATGGTGTTCGCCAAGGATACGATATTGCACAATTAACTCTGGCCCGTCAGGCAAGTAATGTTCCACTTATTGCATCAGGTGGTGCAGGTGAAATAGAACACTTTATTGATGTGTTTCAACAAGCCGATGTCGATGGAGCCTTAGCCGCAAGTGTTTTCCATAAAGGCATCATTGCCATGGATGAACTCAAACAATCTTTACATAACCATAAAGTAGCGATCAGACGATGA